One genomic region from Vitis riparia cultivar Riparia Gloire de Montpellier isolate 1030 chromosome 17, EGFV_Vit.rip_1.0, whole genome shotgun sequence encodes:
- the LOC117904544 gene encoding wall-associated receptor kinase-like 8 — MNVKSVLLLISLLWLTTASTATPSMAKQNCQERCGDVTIPYPFGIGKDCYLNEWFAVNCNDSFNPPTPYLSQPELNLKLTFVSLAYQLVTVISPMAVYCQDHDRNRSTWKGTDLSKTPFFYSEGNALRVVGCANSVLITRQGTILAGCSSICDNSSSVLSNGCYGINCCKTTVPSNLDFYILNTTWSTNMGTELNCTYAAFGRNFILRGKSSGSGMEYEASSEGEMIWMIKESVEGSDCHKNTVPDGALGNHSYYSCSCPAYQEGNPYLPNGCQVVEVCANCKGRCLTRIDGRFFCDERSLASKFWILGISLGGGLLFLLLGGFWLYKVLRRRRKIKLREQFFQQQLLQHQMSSNEVSIENTKIFTFNELKKASDNFNEDRILGRGGQGTVYKGMLTDGRIVAIKKSKIVDENQYEQFINEIVILSQLNHRNIVKLLGCCLEIEVPLLVYEFISHGTLFELIHDKNNELPFSWERRLEIATEVAGALAYLHSASSTPIFHRDIKSKNILLDEKYRAKVADFGTSRSVSIDQTHLTTLVRGTFGYLDPEYFRTGQFTEKSDVYSFGIVLVELLTGQKPISSTRTEEERSLASYFILSIEETNLFDILDAQVVKEGGEEEIMAVVNVATQCLNLNGKKRPTMKEVALELERVKSHVPLHVRGHFELAKYIRTEIIGPSDCASSSTGSGLIYRNTPSLNENSSFSNTL; from the exons ATGAATGTGAAGTCTGTGCTTCTGCTCATCTCCTTGCTATGGCTAACAACTGCGTCAACAGCTACTCcctccatggcaaagcaaaacTGCCAAGAACGATGCGGAGATGTTACCATTCCATACCCATTTGGAATAGGGAAAGATTGCTACCTTAATGAGTGGTTTGCAGTCAACTGCAACGATTCTTTTAATCCTCCAACGCCATATTTGAGTCAACCTGAGCTCAATCTGAAGCTGACGTTTGTATCACTGGCTTACCAACTGGTCACTGTTATCAGCCCCATGGCTGTCTACTGTCAAGACCATGACAGGAATAGATCGACATGGAAGGGCACTGATTTGAGTAAAACCCCATTTTTTTACTCAGAAGGTAACGCACTGAGGGTGGTGGGTTGTGCCAATTCGGTCCTGATCACGCGTCAAGGCACCATCTTAGCAGGCTGCTCTTCCATTTGCGATAACAGCTCTAGTGTTCTGAGCAATGGTTGCTACGGGATCAACTGTTGCAAAACCACTGTTCCATCCAATCTTGATTTCTATATTCTGAACACCACATGGAGTACAAATATGGGCACAGAATTGAATTGTACGTATGCTGCCTTCGGTAGAAATTTCATTTTGAGGGGGAAGTCTTCAGGTTCAGGTATGGAATATGAGGCTTCATCGGAGGGAGAAATGATCTGGATGATAAAAGAATCGGTAGAGGGCAGTGATTGTCACAAAAACACAGTCCCTGATGGGGCACTGGGAAATCATTCTTATTATTCTTGCTCCTGTCCGGCTTACCAAGAAGGGAACCCTTATCTACCCAATGGATGCCAAG TTGTTGAAGTATGTGCAAACTGCAAAGGAAGATGTCTAACCAGAATTGACGGTCGTTTCTTCTGTGATGAAAGATCTTTGGCTTCAAAATTTTGGATTCTAG GTATTAGCCTAGGTGGGGGATTGTTGTTTCTACTTCTTGGAGGGTTCTGGTTATATAAAGTTTTAAGGAGAAGGCGAAAGATCAAACTCAGAGAACAGTTCTTCCAGCAACAGTTATTGCAACACCAAATGTCTTCTAATGAAGTCAGCATTGAGAATACAAAAATATTCACTTTCAATGAATTGAAGAAGGCAAGTGACAACTTCAATGAGGATCGTATTCTTGGTCGTGGAGGTCAAGGAACGGTTTATAAAGGTATGTTGACTGATGGAAGAATCGTAGCCATTAAGAAGTCAAAAATAGTTGATGAGAATCAATATGAGCAATTCATCAATGAGATTGTGATTCTTTCCCAACTTAATCATAGAAATATAGTAAAGCTATTGGGATGTTGCTTGGAGATAGAAGTTCCCTTATTAGTTTACGAGTTTATCTCTCACGGAACTCTATTTGAGCTTATTCATGATAAAAACAATGAGTTGCCATTTTCTTGGGAAAGACGCTTGGAGATTGCCACGGAAGTAGCAGGAGCACTTGCTTACTTACATTCTGCCTCTAGTACACCTATTTTTCATAGAGATATCAAGTCTAAAAATATACTCTTAGATGAGAAATATAGAGCAAAAGTGGCAGATTTTGGGACATCGAGGTCTGTTTCCATTGACCAAACTCACTTGACTACTCTTGTGCGAGGGACTTTCGGCTACTTAGATCCAGAATATTTTCGAACAGGACAATTCACTGAAAAAAGTGATGTATATAGTTTTGGAATTGTTTTGGTTGAGCTTTTAACGGGCCAAAAGCCGATCTCTTCAACAAGAACCGAAGAAGAGAGAAGCTTAGcaagttattttattttgtcaatAGAGGAGACAAACTTATTTGATATTCTTGATGCTCAAGTTGTGAAGGAGGGTGGAGAAGAGGAGATAATGGCTGTTGTTAACGTTGCAACACAATGTTTGAATTTGAATGGGAAGAAAAGGCCTACAATGAAGGAAGTAGCCTTAGAGCTAGAGAGGGTCAAATCTCATGTGCCTCTACATGTTCGAGGACATTTTGAATTAGCAAAGTATATTAGAACTGAAATAATTGGGCCTTCGGATTGTGCTTCTTCTTCAACAGGGTCAGGTTTGATATATAGAAATACTCCTTCATTGAATGAAAATTCATCATTTTCTAATACACTATAA